The following coding sequences are from one Panicum hallii strain FIL2 chromosome 5, PHallii_v3.1, whole genome shotgun sequence window:
- the LOC112894250 gene encoding BAG family molecular chaperone regulator 2-like, which translates to MVKIPSPRRLFRSRSRSTAGSSAGADICAMVAEHEKIEWEVRPGGMLVQKRRTPEEDAAAVEYILVRVATGWQWHDVSIDATATFGDLKVMLSLVTGLWPREQRLLYRGKERDDCEHLHMVGVQDKDKVLLLEDPAVKERKLRSTTLAQLMGVPCHSFIQV; encoded by the exons ATGGTGAAGATTCCGAGCCCCAGGAGGCTGTTCAGGAGCCGGTCCAGGAGCACGGCCGGCAGCAGCGCCGGCGCGGACATCTGCGCCATGGTCGCCGAGCACGAGAAGATCGAGTGGGAGGTGCGGCCCGGCGGGATGCTGGTGCAGAAGCGGCGGACGCCCGAGGAGGACGCGGCGGCCGTCGAGTACATCCTGGTCAGGGTCGCCACCGGCTGGCAGTGGCACGACGTCTCCATCGACGCCACCGCGACCTTCG GCGACCTGAAGGTGATGCTGTCGCTGGTGACCGGCCTGTGGCCCAGGGAGCAGAGGCTGCTGTACAGGGGCAAGGAGAGGGACGACTGCGAGCACCTGCACATGGTGGGCGTCCAGGACAAGGACAAGGTGCTGCTCCTGGAAGACCCGGCCGTCAAGGAGAGGAAGCTCAGGTCGACCACCTTGGCGCAGCTAATGGGGGTGCCCTGCCACTCCTTCATCCAAGTGTAG